Within the Armatimonadota bacterium genome, the region CGAGATGCAGCGCAACCTGCAGCGGTTGCAGTTCGCCCGCGAGATGGTGAGCATGGGCAAGATATCGGGTGCGGTGGGCATCCACGCCAACGTAGACCCGCGCGTGGAGGAGTATGTGTGCGCCCGATTGGGTTTGAAGCCTGCGCCCGCTTCCACGCAGATTATTTCGCGCGACGTGCACGCCACCTACCTGAGCACGCTGAGCGTCCTCGCTGCCTCACTGGAGCGGTTCGCCACCGAGCTGCGCAATCTGCAGCGTACGGAGATTCTGGAGGTACAGGAGTACTTCGCGCCCGGGCAAACAGGCTCTTCCGCCATGCCCCACAAGCGCAACCCGTGGAACTGCGAGACGGTCTCCGGGCTGGCGCGCGTGGTGCGGGGGTACCTCATCCCTGCTTTGGAGAATATCGCCACCTGGCACGAGCGCGACCTGTCCAACTCCAGCGTGGAGCGCATCATCCTGCCCGACGCCAGCATTCTGGTGGACTGGATGCTGTGGAAACTCACCGACATTCTGGAACACCTCGCCGTTTTCCCCGACAACATGATGCGCAACCTGCAAAAGTTCGGTGGGCTGGTGTTCAGCGAGCATGTGATGCTGGCGCTGGTGAGCAAGGGGCTGTCGCGCGAGCAGGCGTATAAACTGGTGCAGCGCAACGCCGCAAAGGCATGGGAAGGAGCGGACTTCCAGCAGAGCCTGAAAGAGGACGAGGAGGTGCGCCGCGTGCTGAGCGAGGAGGAGATTGACCGCTGCTTTGACCTGCAACACCACCTGCGCTACGTGGACGTGACCTTCCGGCGATTGGGGCTGGAGTGAGGCGATGGGGCGTCTGTTTGAGGATACAGACCCGCGTGTGGAGGAGATTCTGGTGCAGATGATGCGCCAGACCCCTCCCTGGCGCAAGATGCAGATGGTAGCGGAGTTGAACGCTACCGTGAAGGTGATGTTGCTCAGTGGTCTGCGCCAGCGCTATCCGAACGCCAGCGAAGCCGAACTGCGCCGGCGACTGGCAGGTTTACTGCTGGGTGAGGAACTGGCAAGCAAGGTGTACGGAGAACTCCCTGATGATACCTGAACCTGTAGCCGTTACGCTGCGGGTAACCTCTGTGCTGGAGTCGCTTGGGGTGCCCTACGCGATTTCGGGTTCGCTGGCGAGCGCACTGTACGGCGTCGCCCGCGCTACCCAGGACGTTGATATTATCGCTGACCTCCAACCTGCGCATGTGCGTTCCTTGGTAGACAGGCTCACCGGGGAGTTTGACATCGATGATGAGGTAGCTGCACGAGAGGTGACACGCCGGGGAAGTTTTAACCTGATTCACCGCGAGTCCATGTTCAAGGTGGACATCTTCGTCGCACGCGAACATCCGCTGGACAAAGCAGTACTTGCCAGAGCCAGACGGCAGGTGCTTCACAATGAGCCGGAGGTTTCGGCTTCGCTCATTAGCCCGGAAGATGCTATTGTTGCCAGGTTGATCTGCTACAGACAGGAGCGACAGGTTTCCGATAAACAGTGGCGGGATGTCGTTGGAATGCTGCGCGTATTGGGGGACACACTGGACAGAACGTATCTGGAACAGTTTGCGCAGCAGATGGGCGTGCAGGACCTGCTTCGGCAGGCAATGGCAGAGGCAACTCAGTGACCAAAATGAAATTGCACCATGAAATCCCGTTTTCCTTCACAGGAGCTTTTCCCTTTCGGCACGAACCTCTAATGCGACAAAGGAGGGAAACGGAGGATGCTTGCGATGTTTTGCGCTATCGCCACATTAGGGATGGTTCAGCAACCCGTGACGCTGGAACTCGCCAGAGGGGGCAAAAGCGATTATGCTATTGTGATACCGCACAACGCTTCGCCGTCTCAGCGACGCGCGGCAGAAGAGTTACAACGCTTCCTGCAGCAAATCACCGATGCCCTGCTGCCTATTGTCACCGATGAGCCTGCCTCGCTGGCGCAGGTGCGCAAAGCCATCGCGCTGGGCGACAACCGTCTTCTGCGCGAAAGCGGGGTGCAGGTGGACTGGAAAGCACTTAGTGAGGAAGGCTTTGCCATCATCCCCCAGCCGCCGCACCTGTTTATCGCAGGGGGTGCCAAACGCGGCACGATGTACGGCGTGTACAGCTTTCTGGAGGATGACCTCGGCTGCCGGTGGTACTCCTCGAAGGTCAGCTTCATCCCGAAGAAGCGCAACCTCACGCTGAAGATGGCGCCGCGTACCGAAGTGCCAGCCTTTGAGTACCGCGAACCCTATTTTACCGACGCCTGGGACAAAGACTGGGCAGCGCGCAACCGCGTGAACGGCACTTTCCCCCGACTGGATGAGAGCACCGGCGGCAAGGTCTCCTATGGACCGTTCGTGCATACCTTCTACGCACTGGTGCCGCCGGAGCAGTACGCAAAAGAGCACCCGGAATACTACTCGCTGGTGAAAGGCGTGCGCGACACGCAGCGTGGACAACTGTGTTTGACCAACCCTGATGTGCTGCGCATCGCCACCGAGACCGTCAAACGCTGGATACGTGAGCAGCCGCAGGCGACCATCTTCTCCGTTTCCCAGAACGACTGGACGAACCCGTGCGAGTGCGAGAACTGTCGGCGTGTTGTGGAAGAAGAGGGTTCTGAATCGGGTCCTGTGCTGCGCTTCGTGAACGCACTGGCAGAGGAGATTGAGAAGGAGTATCCCGATAAGCTGATAGACACCCTCGCTTACTGGTATACCGAAGACCCGCCGAAGTATGTTCGCCCTCGGCGCAATGTGCGGGTGCGTCTGGCTCCTATCGGTGCGTGTTTTGCCCATCCGTTCGGCACCTGCAAGCAGAACAGGAAGCAGTTCCAGAACCTGCAGGCGTGGGCGCGCATCACCGACCAGCTGTATATCTGGCACTACACCACCAACTTCGCACACTACCTGATGCCCTTCCCCAACTTCGATGAGCTGGAACGCAGCCTTGCCATCTACCGCGAGAATGGGGTGAAAGGGGTGTTCTATCAGGGCAACTACTCTCCCGGTGGAGGGGGAGAGTTCAACGAGCTGCGCGCCTGGGTGCTCGCCAAGCTGATGTGGAACCCCGACAGGGACTTCTGGGCGCTGGTGGACGATTTCCTGCGCGGTTACTACGGCAAGGCGGCGCCGCACATCCGCCGCTACATCGACCTGATGCACCAGCCCGTGCGGGAGGGCAAGACCGATTCGGAGGACCGGCGCGCTCACGTGCGCATTTTCGACCCGCCCACCGCACCGTACCTGCGTCCGGAGCTGCTGCAGCAGGCGCAGAAACTGTTCGACTCGGCGGAGAAGGCGGTACGCAACGAGCCGGAGGTACTGGCTCGCGTGCAGCACGCCCGCCTGTGGGTGGAGTACACCCAGCTGGCACAGCGCATCGGCAAGTGGCAGGTGGTGGGCGACCAGTACGTGGCGGGGCGGGACCCCGAAACGCTGCGCCTGCGAGACATTGTGCTGGAGAAAACCCAGCGATTCGGCATCACCAACGTGGAGGAATGGAACCCTGTCCAGAAGTTCATCGAGCGCATCACCGCTCAGGACAAGCAGTCTTACCCGGTGGTGACGCTGCAAAACGCCTCTTTGCGCGTGGATATCGTGCCTGCGCTGGGCGGGCGCATTGTGCGCATCGTGCAAACAGGTAAGGAGCGCAACCTGCTGACCGATTCAGGCAGTACCCCCGAAGCCCCTGCGGACGGTGGGTATGAAGAGTACGCCACTCGGGAATACCGCAGCACCGGCTGGCGCGATGCGTTCACCGTGAAGGCAGCTTCGCCCTCGCAGGTGTTGCTGGAGCTGAAGCTGCCCAATGGGCTGGAGATACTGCGCACCATCAGCCTGATCGGCGATGCCCCGCAGCTGGTCGTAGAAAGCACCTATCGCAACGGTGGACAATCACCGCTCCGCGTCAGCCCGCGCGCTCATCCTGAGTTCGCCTACGGAGAAGGGGCGCGTTACACCTGGCGAAGCGTGGGCGGTGCAAAGGGCGAGCAGGCGGTGGCGGATTTCGGGTACATGGAACTGAAGGGGGAAAACCTGCCCGATGGGGAGATAGCCCTGCAAGCACGCGGGATGCCCACACTGCGTCTGCGCTTCCCCCGCGAGCAGGTGGAGCAGGTGTATCTGAACTGGCACGCCCCCGCTCGTCGCGCCAACATCGAGCTGTTCTTACCAGAGAAGGAGCTGAAGCCGGGAGAGAGCGTCACATTGCGGTGGGAAGTCAACGTGCAGTAGCGATTGACGTCATCATCTCGTGTCCTTGCGAGGCACGCAGTGCCGAAGCAATCTGCTGGCTAACAGGACTTGTTGACAATCTTCGTTTTTCGTATTACTATACTGTTGCCTACATTCACGGCACAAGGGGGTGCACGTCATGCCTGCGCGCAAATTGAAGGAGTTCCTCGACAGCCACAACGTGAAGTACGTCAGCATCACCCACTCACGCGCCTACACCTCTCAGGAAGTCGCTGCATCCGCACACATCCGGGGTAAGGAGTTTGCCAAGACGGTGATGGTGAAGCTGGACGGTAAGATGGCGATGGCGGTGTTGCCCGCGACACGCAGGGTGGACCTGGATGCACTGAAGCAGGCTGCGGGTGCACAACGCGCCGAACTTGCCACCGAACAGGAGTTCCAGTATATGTTCCCGGAATGCGAAACGGGCGCGATGCCGCCCTTCGGCAACCTGTATGGGATGGAGGTGTACGCGGACGCCAGCCTCGCCGAAGATGAGGAAATCGCCTTTAACGCCGGTTCGCACGTCGAGGTCATTCGGATGGCTTATAAGAACTTCGAACGGCTGGTGCAACCGAAGATAGCGAACATCGCGAGAGTGTAAAGGGTGTCTCAGGCGGAGCGTCACCTGTCCACTCGCACGAGCCTGGATAGGTGTGCTCCGCCATTTGCGATCTCTCCTGCTATCTCAGCAGCACCAGCAGCATTACCACAGGCGTCTTCGCTACCACGCTGTGTGGCAGATTGGGGGTCATGTACACCCATGTGCCTGCGGTAGCGGTGTGCCGTTCTGCCCCAAGCGTCAGGTCTGCCTCACCCTGCACGAAATGAAGCAAGGCAGGCATAGAGGCGGTGTGCTCGGAAAGGTCCTGACCCGTGTCAAAACCGAAGAGTACCACCTTCACGTGTTCATCCTGATAGAGCGTGCGGCTCAGGATGCCATCGCGCGGGATTTCCACCTGCTGCTCCAGTTCGGTCAGGTAAAGGTATGGTTTGTCCATCGTCTATCTCCTCACAACAGGCTGGTTCGCTGACTTGCCATGCACCATTTCGGTTTCGCGTTCGGGGATACGCTCTTCTACAGGCTGGAGGGACCATCCTGTTTGCAGACCCGCTACAAACCACGCCAATGCGAGCGCACCCAGTGTGAAGATACCGTCGCCAATGACACGCATCCAGCGCAGAGTCTGCAAGAGCGGTTGTTGCAAGAACTCTGCCGAGCGGGCGTACCACAGTCCCTGGTCAATACTCGCTGCTGCCTGCAAAAGCCCCAACGGCAACAGGCTCAACAGCACCATGAGCGCCAGGCCGATGTTCATCGCCCAGAAGCTGAAACGCAGCGATCGCGTGTCCCACTGTCGGTGCATGGTGAACGCCCTCAGGCAGAAGAGCATCAGCCCCAAGCCCAGCAAGCCGTACACCCCGAACAGGGCGGTATGTCCATGCACAGGGGTGGTGTTCAGTCCCTGCATATAGTACAGGGCGATGGGCGGGTTAATCAGAAAACCGAACAGCCCCGCTCCTACCATGTTCCAGAAGGCAACGCCTACAAAGAACAGGATGGGTAGTCGGAACTCCTGCACCCACGGGCGTACCGTGCTCAGTTTCAGGTTCTCGTAGGCTTCAAACCCCACGAGCACCAGAGGCACAATCTCCAGTGCACTGAATGTCGCTCCCCATGCCAGAACAGCGGTAGGTGTGCCGGTGAAGTACAGGTGGTGCATCGTACCGATGATGCCTCCCGTCAGGTAGATGGTCGCAGTGAACAGAGCAGCACTGGTTGCTGTGGATACCTTCACCAGCCCCATCCGACTAAACAGGAAGGCGATCACTGCGGTGGCAAAGACCTCGAAGAACCCTTCCACCCACAGGTGCACCACCCACCAGCGCCAGTACTCTGCCATCGCCAGGTGGGTATGCCGTCCCCACATCAGCCCTGCACCGTAGAACGAACCGATAGCGACAGCAGAGAGCAGGAACAACGCCAGCAGGCTACGGCTGTCGGAGCGGGTGCGTAACGCGGGCCATAGTGCCCTGCCGACCATGCCCAGCCACAGGAACAAGCCAACAAGCAACAGTATCTGCCAGAAGCGACCGAGGTCCACGTACTCGTACCCCTGGTGCCCGAACCAAAAGCTGGTTCCTAATCCCATCTTCTGCTGGATGGAAAACCATTGTCCCGCCATTGAACCCACAACGATGAACAGCAGGGCAATGTACAGCAGGTTGACGCCCAGCTTCTGCCACTTCGGTTCGTAGCCCGATACCGCAGGCGCAACGAACAGACCCGTCGCGAGCCAGGCAGTGGCAATCCAGAAGATACCCAGCTGCACATGCCACGTGCGTACTACCGCATAGGGCAGATACTGTGCCAGTGGGATGCCGAAGAACCCCCATCCTTCCACACTATAGTGGGCGGTAAGAATGCCGAAGAGTACCTGCGCGAGCAACAGCGCCACGACTGTCCAGAAATACTTTAGCGTCGCGCGCATAGAAGGGGTCAGCTTCAGACCGCTCAGAGGGTTCTCTTCTGGAGCAACCTCCTCTTGCTCTTCGTGCCGGCGGGCGGCGAAATACCACACCATGCCCCCTACACCTGCCAGTAACGCGATCACGCTGATGACCGACCACAACACGATCGCGCTGGTAGGCCGGTTGTCAATCAGCGGTTCGTGGGGCCAGTTGTTGGTGTAGGTCACGTTGCTGCCTGGGCGGTTCGTGCCACATGCCCACGCCGCCCAGAAGAAGAAGGCGTTCAACGCCTTAAGGCGGGCTGGGTCTCGCACGCTATTGGGAGGAATAGCATAAGCCTGTCGCAGAGAATCCATCTCAGGGTCGCTGCCGAAAAGCGCGGCGTAGTGTGCCCCGACCGCCCATATCGCTTGCGCCCGGAGCGGCGAAACCACCAGATCACCCGTTTGCGGGTCGTAGGTATTGGTACGTATCTCACGCTGAACCCGTTCGCGCAGAGGAGCCTGCTGCTCAGGGGAGAGCGAAGCGTAGGCGACCCCGTAACGCTCCTTCGCCAGAGTATCCAGCATCCATACTGCCTCGCGGTGTAGCCAGTCTGCCGACCAGTCCGGCGCCACATAGGCACCGTGACCCCAGATAGAGCCAACCTCCTGTCCCCCCATCGATTGCCACACGTTCTGTCCTTCCTGAATCTGCTGGCGCGTGAAGAGCACCCGCCCGTCAGAGGTGACTACGCGCTGAGGGATGGGAGGTGCCTGTTGATATATCTCAAAGCCATAGTAACCCAGTACTGCAAACGAGGCAAGCAGTACTGCTGCTAAAGCAAGCCACAGTCTGGTGTATCGCATGGTAGTTACCCTCCTCAAGATATTTGGATAAGAATATATTCTTATCCTGTTTGATTTTATTATACCGCTGTGATAAAATAGATGTCAAGGTCTTGCATACAGGGAGAAGAAAAATGATTTCGCAGACCGCAGAGTACGCTTTGAGGGCAATGGTTTATCTGGCGCAGTACCCCGAGCAATCGCACACCAATCAGCAGATTGCGCGGGTGACGCGCGTGCCTACGGGATATTTGGCGAAAGTGCTGCAGAATCTGAGCCGTGCCGGTTTAATCACCTCACGGCGTGGGCTGGGGGGAGGGTTCGCCCTGGCAAAGCCTCCGGGTGAGATTACCGTTTATGAGATTGTGCAGGCGGTAGACCCCATCCCCCGTATCACCTCGTGCCCTTTGAAGCTGAAGGCACATCGGGACAAGCTGTGTCCGCTGCACCAGCGGCTGGATAACGCCTGGGATCTGGTAGAACAGTCTTTCCGCAGCACCACGCTCGGCGACATTATCGACGAAGCGGGCGAAGAAGGAGTGCTGTGCGAAGAGGAGTAATCCCCGCCGAGGGTGCTTCTCTCACAAGGCCCCCCACCAAGACGCAGAGGGTGTTGACCCTCTGCGTGCAGGGAGAGGTGCATTCTGCTGACTAGTTGATATTGCTGACCAGTGTGAAGATGGGCGTCATCACAGAGATGGCGATAAAGCCCACGATCACTCCCAGGAAGATGATGAGCATCGGCTCAATCATTGAGGTCAGCCCTTTGACGGTGGCGTCTACCTCTTTCTCGTAGAAGTCGGAAACCTTCACCAGCATATCGCTCAGGCGACCCGTCTCTTCGCCCACGTCAATCATGTGGGTGACCATCGTGGGAAAAAGCCCACTGGCGCCGAGTGGTGTGCTGAGCTTCTGCCCTTCGCGCACGCCGTTTCGCGCGCTGTCGATAGCGGTCGCCAGCACGCTGTTGCCTGCGGTCTCCGCCACAATCTCCAGCGATCGCATCATGGAGACGCCGCTGGCAATGAGCACGCCAAACGTGCGGGCGAAGCGCGAGATACTCATCTTCAGCACCAGGTCGCCGATGATAGGCAACCGCAGCTTCACGAGGTCAATCTGGTATCGCCCTTTTGGGTTCTTACCGTACTGCTTGAGGAACACAAACGCCCCAATCAGCAGTGCAGGTGGTACATACCAGTAAGCCACCGCATAGTCGCTGAGGCTGAACAGAAACTGGGTGGCAGGGGGCATTTTCACGTTCATGCTGGCGAAAATCTCCTTAAAGCGCGGCAACACGAACGTGAACAGCGCGAACACCATCACCATCGAGAAGATAAGCACCAGCACCGGATACATCATCGCCGACTTAATCTTCTGGCGGATTTCCAGCTCCTTCTCCAGGAACTGTGCCAGGCGGTCCAGTATCTGGTCTAGAATACCGCCCACTTCCGCGGCACGCACCATGTTGACGTACAGTTTGGAGAACACCTGCGGGTGCTTGCTCAGTGCGTCGGCGAGAGACATCCCTCCCTTGACGTCCTGACGCACTGCGCCGATGACTTCACGCAGAGCGGGGTTCTTCGTCTGTGTTTCCAGTGCGTCCAGGCTCTTCAGGATGGGAATGCCTGCGTCAATCATGGTGGCGAACTGCCGGCTGAACATGACCAGCTCCAGCAGTTTCACCTTTTTGGAACGGTTCAGCTCCTTCAGCGCAGCCAGGCTGAAACCGCCGCGTTTCGGTTGCACGCTCAGTACGTGGTAGTGCTGTTCGTGCAGCCAAGCCAGAACCAAGCGCTCGTCGTCGGCTTCCATGATTCCGCGCAGGGTGCGCCCGGACGGGTCTACCGCATTATATACAAACTGTGGCATAGCGATCACTCTCCTCGTTTACCGCGCCTGAATAAACCGCATGAAGTTCTCGCGGTCGATGCAGCGCAATACCGCTTCCTCAAACGAGACCAACCCGCTCAGGTGCAGGTCTGCCAGAGCGCGGTCCATCGTCTGCATACCCTGCTGGGAGCTGGTCTCCATAATGGAGTAAATCTGGTGTACCTTGCCTTCCCGGATCAGGTTGCGGATGGCAGGGGTGGCAATCATAATCTCCACTGCCGCCACTCGCCCGCCGCCCAGCATGGGAAGCAGTTGCTGGGCAATCACCGACTCCAGCGTGTTTGCCAGCTGGATGCGGATTTGCTCCTGCTGTTCCGGCGGGAACACGTCCACCACGCGGTCGATAGTCTGGGGCGCGTTGCGCGTATGCAAGGTGGCGAAGACGAGGTGTCCCGTTTCCGCCAGGGTAAGCGCGGCGCGGATGGTTTCGAGGTCGCGCATTTCGCCCACCAGAATCACGTCGGGGTCTTCGCGCAACACCGCACGCAGCGCGTTGTGGAACGAATCGGTGTCTGTGCCCAGCTCGCGCTGGTTGACCATGCTGTTCTTATGCGAGTGAAGGTACTCAATAGGGTCCTCGATGGTCATGATGTGGCAGTTCCGCTCGGTATTGATGACATCGATCATGGACGCGATGGTGGTGGACTTTCCAGAGCCGGTGGGACCGGTGACCAGAATCAGTCCACTATGGCGTCGGGTCAACTCGCGCAGGATAGCGGGCAAACGCAGTTGCTCCAGTGAAGGTATCGCGGAGGGGATAGCGCGCATGGCACATCCCACAGACCCGCGCTGCCGATAGACGTTGAAACGGAACCTGCCCACGTCTTTGACGCCGTACGAGAAGTCCAGCTCCTTCGTTTTCTCGAACTTCTGTATCTGATCTCCGGTCAGAACGTCGTATACCAGCCGCTGGATGTCGCGTGGGTTCAGGGGGTCGAAGGGCAACGGATGCAGACGTCCATCTACACGCACCATCGGTGGCAAACCGACGGACAGGTGCAGGTCCGAAGCTCCCTTCTCCACCGTCATCCGCAACAGGTCGTCGATATGCACGTCGTCTATGGAGAGTGCTTCCGTGTCGGTGGAGGAGCTGTCCTCCCTCTCCATGACTCCTGATGCCAGCTTACTGGAGGAGGCAGGGAAAACGTCCCCCTCCAGCGGCATCAGATCTTCCAGGTCTTCCAGACCAGTATGCTGCTGAGCATAGCCTGCTTCCATGCGAAATCACCTCTTCTCATCACGCCGCCATGCTGTGTAACCCCATGCTGCGTTCCACCTCCACCCGACAGCCTTGCAGCAAGGCTTCCATCTGGTCCGAGGAGATACCCAGTGTTTTCAACGCCTCCTCGTTGATGTAAGCCATCGCCTGCTCATCGTCCATCCCTTCTTCCAGCAGGTTGGAGATGTCGCTGGCGATAGCCACCACCGCTACCAGTCTGGGTGCTGTGGTCGCCGCAGAGACGCAGTGGTGGTAGCCCAGAGATTCTGCCAGAGCAGTGGGTAGATTCCAGTGGATAGCGAGCGCCAGTCCCACGTCAGCGTGGTTGAAGCCGAGAATCTGCTCCTCCGCCTCGTGGTGGCGGATGCCGAGCCTCTCTGCCGTTTGCACCACCCGCATCATCGCCTGGGGGTAGTATTGCTCCAGCACTGTTTTGCCGATGTCATGCAGCAAGCCTGCGGCAAAAGCCTCATCGGGCACCACATCGGGGGCATAGGCGCATACCAGGCGCGTGAGCAGCGAGGTATCCACCGAATGCTTCCAGATACGTCGTTTCAGCAGGCTCTGGCTGTCGGATTTACCGATGAACATGTTATAGCAGGACGCGGTCATGGCGATATTGCGTACCGCGCGGAAGCCTAAGAACATCACCGCCTCACGCAGTGAGCTCACCCGTCTGGGCAGCCCATAGTAGGACGAGTTTGCCAGAGTCAGCACCTTGCTGGTCAACCCCTGGTCCTGCCCGATGACATCTTCCAGCTCTTGGGTCGTTGCTCGGGTACTGCTGGTCATATCCAGCACTCTCATCACGACCTGCGGAAGCATGGCGATTTCGCCGACGCTTTGTACCACTTCCTGGGGTGACTTGGGAAACACCCCGATATTGGGAGCCATCTGTTCTACCTCCGATGCGTCTTGTCTGTATTAGCCAGAGTAGATGACACGCAACGATTCCTCCAGTGTCGTGATACCCAGCAGGATTTTCTGCATGGCATCCTCGCGCAGGGTGCGCATTCCTGCTTCGATAGCCGCCTCCCGAATAGCGTAGGAGGAGGCTCGAGCCAGAATGAGCTCGCGCACCTTATCGGTCACCGGCATCAGTTCATAGATGCCGGTACGTCCTTTGTAACCAGTGCCTTTGCACACTTCACAGCCACGCCCACGATAGAAAGTGATGTTGGACTGTCCCTCGATGTTCATCCCCAGTCTCTGCATCGCATCGCGTGGCGGCACGTAGGGCTCTTTGCATTTCGAGCATATCGTGCGCAACAGTCGCTGAGCCAGCACGCCTACCAGCGAGGAGGCTATCAGGAACGGTTCTACCCCCATATCCAGCAACCGCGCCACCGCGCCCGGTGCATCGTTGGTGTGCAGGGTAGACAGCACTAGGTGTCCCGTCAACGCCGCTTCGATGGCGATGATGGCGGTCTCCGCGTCACGAATCTCGCCGACCATGATGATGTCCGGGTCCTGGCGCAGCATCGCGCGCAACCCTGCTGCAAAGGTCATACCTGCCTTGGGGTTGACGTTCACCTGTGTCAACCCCTGCAGCTCGTATTCCACCGGGTCCTCGATGGTCAAGATGTTCTTCTCGCCCGAGTTCAGCTTGGACAGTACCGAATAGAGCGTCGTCGATTTTCCCGAACCGGTCGGTCCCGTCACCAGAATTATTCCATAAGTGCGCGCAATCATCGCTTCAAACATTTCCAGCGTGTAAGGCAACATGCCCAGTTTGTGAAAGTCCACGGTGATGCTGCTGCGGTCCAGCACGCGCATCACCACCTTTTCGCCGTGCACCGAGGGCAGGGTGGAGACGCGAAAGTCGTATGTTTTACCGTCTATCACGGCTGAGATGCGGTTATCCTGTGGGACGCGCTTCTCCGCGATGTCCATATCCGCCATGATCTTGAAACGGCTAATCAGCGAAGCCTGTACCCGCTTGGGCAGCACCATCGCGTCCTGCATGATGCCATCGATGCGATAACGCACCTTAACAAACTCTTTGGAAGGCTCGATGTGGATGTCGCTGGCTTTGTCCTGAATGGCTTTGGTGATAATCAGGTTCGCCAGGCGCACTACGGGCGCGTCTTCACTCAGCTCGCGCAGCTGCTCCACGCTCAGGTGTTCTTCCTCATCCTGTTTCGTGGCGGTTTGCACGTCTATCTGAGCGGAGTCTATCTCCCGCACCACCTGGCTGAGCACATCGGTGACCGCTGCCTCTTGACGGTACGCGCTGTTGAGCGCGTTCAGCACGTCCTCTTCCGTGGCGATGACCGGCTCCACATCCTTGCCGGTGATGAGGCGGATTTCGTCGATGGCGAAGATATCCAGGGGGTTGACCATCGCCACCGTCAGGCGCCCGTTGTGGAGGCTGACGGGGATCGCCTTGAATCGGCGTGCGATATCCTGCGCAAGCAGTTTGACCGCTTCGGGCTCGGGCGGTTGTTGCGCCAGGTCTACGTAGGCGACACCCCAGTGTTCGCCCATACACCGAACGCGGTCGCGTTCGGTAATCAACCCCATATCCACCAGCAACTCGCCGATATTTTCATGCGATTGCAGCTGTTTCTGTTTCTCTATTGCAGTGGCAAGCTGCTCGCGGGTAATGAGGCCCGCCTGTACAAATATCTCACCTGTTGTGGACGCCATGGCTACCGTGTACTCCCTGGCGGGCTATGTTGCCCATTCCTTTCGCAAAGAAGGAGGCACAGAGGGTGAGGGCGATAGTGACATCGCAGATCACCCTCCGTCTCACGAATACCTCCACTCTATTCTTTCCACAGAGAGGCGGTCAGGAAGACCATAATCTCCGAGTTGCTGCGCTTGGTGTTCGTCTGTTTGAACAGGTAGCCCAGTATCGGCAGGTCTCCCAGCAGAGGCACTTTCTGCACCAGTTTCAGGTCGCGCTGGGAGATAAGCCCGCCGATAACCAGCGTCTCACCACTGCGCAGGCGCACCGCGCTGTCGGCGAAACG harbors:
- the pilC gene encoding type II secretion system protein F, yielding MPQFVYNAVDPSGRTLRGIMEADDERLVLAWLHEQHYHVLSVQPKRGGFSLAALKELNRSKKVKLLELVMFSRQFATMIDAGIPILKSLDALETQTKNPALREVIGAVRQDVKGGMSLADALSKHPQVFSKLYVNMVRAAEVGGILDQILDRLAQFLEKELEIRQKIKSAMMYPVLVLIFSMVMVFALFTFVLPRFKEIFASMNVKMPPATQFLFSLSDYAVAYWYVPPALLIGAFVFLKQYGKNPKGRYQIDLVKLRLPIIGDLVLKMSISRFARTFGVLIASGVSMMRSLEIVAETAGNSVLATAIDSARNGVREGQKLSTPLGASGLFPTMVTHMIDVGEETGRLSDMLVKVSDFYEKEVDATVKGLTSMIEPMLIIFLGVIVGFIAISVMTPIFTLVSNIN
- a CDS encoding twitching motility protein PilT, whose translation is MEAGYAQQHTGLEDLEDLMPLEGDVFPASSSKLASGVMEREDSSSTDTEALSIDDVHIDDLLRMTVEKGASDLHLSVGLPPMVRVDGRLHPLPFDPLNPRDIQRLVYDVLTGDQIQKFEKTKELDFSYGVKDVGRFRFNVYRQRGSVGCAMRAIPSAIPSLEQLRLPAILRELTRRHSGLILVTGPTGSGKSTTIASMIDVINTERNCHIMTIEDPIEYLHSHKNSMVNQRELGTDTDSFHNALRAVLREDPDVILVGEMRDLETIRAALTLAETGHLVFATLHTRNAPQTIDRVVDVFPPEQQEQIRIQLANTLESVIAQQLLPMLGGGRVAAVEIMIATPAIRNLIREGKVHQIYSIMETSSQQGMQTMDRALADLHLSGLVSFEEAVLRCIDRENFMRFIQAR
- a CDS encoding HDIG domain protein, coding for MAPNIGVFPKSPQEVVQSVGEIAMLPQVVMRVLDMTSSTRATTQELEDVIGQDQGLTSKVLTLANSSYYGLPRRVSSLREAVMFLGFRAVRNIAMTASCYNMFIGKSDSQSLLKRRIWKHSVDTSLLTRLVCAYAPDVVPDEAFAAGLLHDIGKTVLEQYYPQAMMRVVQTAERLGIRHHEAEEQILGFNHADVGLALAIHWNLPTALAESLGYHHCVSAATTAPRLVAVVAIASDISNLLEEGMDDEQAMAYINEEALKTLGISSDQMEALLQGCRVEVERSMGLHSMAA